One window of the Synechococcus sp. CC9311 genome contains the following:
- a CDS encoding carbohydrate ABC transporter permease, with product MALPSMSKQRSTLIAWGFLAPALILLSLSVLVPAFMALVISFTQTGLDVTEPLKFIGFANFQRLLGDPMFYQVLGTTLIYLFGVVPPIVIGALTLAVLVNRILPGVHFLRAAFYTPVLVSIVVAAIAFRWLYAENGLINGWLGALFGQGFIPIDFLTNPFLALPSVMLVTLWKGLGYYMVIFLGGLQGIPKELYEAAELDGSEGWRKHVDITLPLLRPYVTLVAVISAIAATKVFEEVFLMTQGGPADSTRTLVYYVYDQAFAELEISYACTVGLALFLLVLLLTAIRLAFGGERSLI from the coding sequence ATGGCTCTGCCTTCGATGTCCAAACAGCGGTCCACGCTCATTGCTTGGGGATTTTTAGCTCCTGCTCTGATTCTTCTGAGCCTTTCCGTTTTAGTTCCGGCATTCATGGCTCTGGTGATTAGTTTCACGCAAACAGGCCTAGACGTTACCGAACCCCTTAAATTCATCGGCTTCGCCAATTTTCAGCGACTACTCGGTGATCCAATGTTTTATCAGGTGCTTGGTACCACTCTGATTTACTTATTCGGCGTTGTTCCACCCATTGTGATCGGCGCCCTAACCCTGGCGGTTCTTGTCAATCGAATCCTTCCAGGAGTGCATTTCCTGCGCGCTGCTTTCTACACGCCAGTGTTGGTATCGATTGTTGTTGCTGCCATCGCCTTTCGATGGCTCTATGCCGAAAACGGATTAATTAACGGTTGGCTTGGTGCTTTGTTTGGTCAGGGGTTTATCCCCATTGATTTTTTAACCAATCCATTTTTGGCACTTCCCTCAGTGATGCTCGTCACCCTTTGGAAAGGTTTGGGGTATTACATGGTGATCTTTCTGGGAGGTCTGCAAGGAATCCCGAAAGAGCTTTATGAAGCCGCTGAGCTGGATGGAAGTGAAGGTTGGCGGAAGCATGTCGACATCACGTTGCCGTTGCTCCGTCCGTACGTGACCCTTGTGGCAGTGATCTCGGCGATTGCTGCAACCAAGGTGTTTGAGGAGGTCTTTCTGATGACACAGGGAGGTCCTGCAGACTCCACACGCACCCTCGTTTATTACGTCTATGACCAGGCGTTTGCAGAACTAGAGATCAGTTATGCCTGCACGGTTGGCCTCGCGTTATTCCTACTGGTTTTGTTGCTGACAGCCATTCGACTTGCGTTCGGAGGAGAACGAAGCCTGATTTAG
- the aroB gene encoding 3-dehydroquinate synthase: MIQSQPSTTASAELRRLSVALERNPYDVVITAGGIDHLGTELLRLGIREHTKILVVSNADVATHYGSRCLNSLEQAGFQSTLLTIPAGEEQKTLNTFSTILDAAKEKGLERQSLMLALGGGIVGDMTGFAAACWLRGIGVVQVPTTLLAMVDAAIGGKTGVNHPSGKNLIGAFHQPRLVMIDPDTLQTLPAREFRAGLAEVIKYGVIGDSDLFELLERSVSFDSPLSISKELLATMLERSAQAKADVVAADEKEGGQRAILNYGHTFGHVVETLTGYGTWLHGEAVAIGMVAVAALAVQRGVMAQSDAERQTRLIKSAGLPSQWPDLNPDLVLKTLQGDKKVRNGRLRFVLPSSIGVVSIVDDVTHEEIRACLASMR; encoded by the coding sequence ATGATCCAATCCCAACCGAGTACAACAGCATCGGCAGAGTTAAGACGTCTCAGCGTTGCACTCGAACGCAATCCCTATGACGTTGTGATCACAGCGGGCGGGATCGACCATCTCGGCACTGAATTGCTTCGACTCGGGATTCGCGAACACACAAAAATTCTGGTGGTTAGCAATGCAGATGTTGCTACGCACTACGGAAGCCGTTGTCTTAACAGCCTCGAACAGGCGGGATTTCAATCCACTTTGCTCACGATCCCCGCGGGTGAAGAGCAGAAAACATTGAACACCTTCAGCACGATCCTTGATGCAGCAAAAGAGAAAGGGTTAGAGCGCCAGTCACTCATGCTCGCTTTAGGTGGTGGGATTGTGGGTGACATGACGGGTTTTGCCGCGGCTTGCTGGTTGCGTGGAATCGGCGTCGTTCAGGTCCCTACAACGTTGTTGGCCATGGTGGATGCCGCGATTGGCGGAAAAACTGGTGTCAACCATCCAAGCGGTAAAAATCTGATCGGCGCCTTCCACCAGCCCCGGCTGGTCATGATTGATCCAGATACACTTCAAACCCTTCCCGCGCGGGAATTTAGGGCTGGTCTTGCTGAGGTCATCAAATACGGCGTCATCGGAGATTCAGATCTGTTCGAATTGCTCGAACGATCCGTCAGCTTTGACAGCCCTCTTTCGATTTCAAAAGAGTTGCTGGCAACGATGCTCGAACGTTCTGCCCAAGCCAAGGCAGATGTTGTAGCTGCTGATGAAAAAGAAGGTGGTCAAAGGGCCATCCTCAATTACGGCCATACGTTTGGTCATGTGGTCGAAACACTGACCGGATACGGCACCTGGCTCCATGGTGAAGCTGTGGCAATTGGGATGGTGGCAGTGGCTGCACTTGCCGTGCAGCGCGGTGTGATGGCCCAATCCGATGCGGAACGACAAACACGTTTGATCAAAAGCGCTGGATTGCCTAGCCAATGGCCTGATCTCAATCCAGATTTGGTCTTAAAGACACTTCAGGGCGACAAAAAAGTCCGTAATGGTCGTCTTCGCTTTGTGTTGCCGTCAAGCATCGGTGTTGTGTCGATCGTGGACGACGTAACCCATGAGGAAATCAGAGCATGCTTGGCGTCAATGCGTTGA
- a CDS encoding class I SAM-dependent methyltransferase yields MTGPAAPCPLWLQQRFDQSGGSVPFSQFMAWALHDPEHGAYGSGQLKIGKGGDFVTSATLGPDFSALLGCQLVQWVRTLALNYPTETLSIVEVGPGEGELSCDLIDHLAEHLPDLMHRLELVLVETNPGMEQRQRNRLKQHQVSQQAQPLFPQRWTSLSDLKAKPVIGVLIAHELLDAFPVERLELIDGQLRRQTVQFQQEHVGGGDLHWGTEPIPQSLQERMNATLSATQIALPPPDAEDGWTTEWHDACASWFAEASEALIAGHLLVVDYVLEAHRYYSARRREGTLMAYRNQRASSSVLVDAGQQDLTAHLCLETMVHQATTNGWSLEGQCRQGEALLALGLAERFSSLQQLPGSQLAEVLQRREALLRLVDPACLGEFRWLSFLRFNPLVPRNGTGERSQFLQEPTGINALTPSML; encoded by the coding sequence ATGACAGGCCCTGCTGCGCCCTGCCCTTTATGGCTTCAACAGCGTTTTGATCAATCAGGAGGTTCCGTTCCCTTCTCCCAGTTCATGGCCTGGGCCCTACATGACCCCGAGCACGGGGCCTATGGCAGTGGCCAGCTGAAGATTGGTAAGGGTGGTGATTTTGTGACGTCTGCAACTCTCGGACCTGATTTTTCAGCCTTGTTGGGTTGTCAACTGGTCCAGTGGGTGCGAACTCTCGCTCTGAACTACCCAACAGAAACCCTCTCCATCGTTGAAGTTGGTCCTGGAGAAGGGGAGTTGAGTTGTGATCTCATCGATCATTTGGCCGAGCATCTTCCTGACCTGATGCATCGCCTTGAGCTGGTTTTGGTTGAAACGAATCCTGGGATGGAACAGCGTCAACGCAATCGTCTGAAGCAGCACCAGGTTTCTCAACAGGCTCAACCACTCTTTCCGCAACGCTGGACTTCCTTGTCAGATCTCAAGGCAAAACCGGTGATTGGTGTCTTGATTGCTCATGAGCTCCTCGATGCCTTTCCGGTGGAACGCCTTGAATTGATCGATGGACAACTTCGTCGTCAGACCGTTCAATTCCAGCAAGAACATGTTGGTGGTGGAGATCTGCACTGGGGAACGGAACCCATCCCGCAATCGCTTCAAGAGCGGATGAATGCAACGCTCTCAGCAACGCAGATTGCCTTGCCTCCACCGGATGCGGAGGATGGTTGGACAACGGAATGGCATGACGCATGCGCCAGTTGGTTCGCTGAAGCGTCTGAGGCTTTAATCGCCGGTCATCTTCTTGTTGTCGACTACGTCCTTGAGGCTCATCGCTATTACTCCGCTCGACGCAGAGAGGGGACGCTCATGGCCTATCGAAACCAACGGGCCAGTAGCAGTGTCTTGGTGGATGCAGGACAGCAAGACCTCACGGCCCATCTGTGTCTTGAGACCATGGTCCATCAAGCCACAACCAATGGTTGGTCCCTGGAAGGGCAGTGTCGCCAGGGTGAGGCTCTACTCGCCTTAGGCCTTGCTGAACGCTTCAGCAGTCTTCAACAGCTTCCTGGCAGCCAACTCGCTGAGGTGTTGCAACGTCGTGAAGCACTCCTACGTCTCGTGGATCCTGCCTGCCTTGGTGAGTTCCGATGGCTGTCGTTCCTCCGATTCAACCCTTTGGTACCCAGAAACGGAACCGGGGAACGGAGTCAATTCCTTCAAGAACCGACTGGCATCAACGCATTGACGCCAAGCATGCTCTGA
- a CDS encoding TPM domain-containing protein, which yields MGTQPRFTRFLFPLFSLFLLLLVASPVQAIDNPELLPDHPTPVIDLARAFSDNQLKELETSLDAFEERSGWKLRVLTQYEKTPGLAIKEFWGLDERSLLIVGDPRGGNLLNFNVGDAFFALMPRTWWVELQTRYGNQYYVRDNGEDGSILATVGAVELCLDRGGCQFVPGLPQEQWLLTLATSVLGGLIAGFAAYPRKQGERIAWAWVLLLSPLWVMLFGVFGIAPVVTRTSDLLPLIRNGMGFIGGMVGAYLIAQATVGRNLAEESEN from the coding sequence ATGGGAACACAACCGCGCTTCACACGATTCTTGTTCCCGCTGTTCAGCTTATTTCTGTTGCTCCTAGTCGCAAGTCCTGTGCAGGCGATCGACAACCCAGAGCTGCTACCAGACCATCCAACGCCAGTGATCGATCTGGCTCGAGCCTTCAGTGACAATCAACTCAAGGAGCTGGAAACATCGCTGGATGCTTTTGAAGAACGCAGCGGATGGAAACTGAGAGTTCTCACCCAATATGAAAAGACTCCTGGACTCGCCATCAAAGAGTTTTGGGGTCTCGATGAACGAAGTTTGTTAATTGTCGGAGATCCTCGCGGCGGCAACCTGCTCAATTTCAACGTGGGGGATGCCTTTTTTGCCTTAATGCCACGCACCTGGTGGGTGGAGCTCCAAACCCGTTATGGGAATCAGTATTACGTCCGCGACAATGGCGAGGACGGTTCAATCCTGGCAACGGTTGGGGCAGTAGAGCTCTGTCTTGACCGGGGAGGTTGTCAATTCGTTCCGGGTTTACCACAGGAGCAATGGCTTTTAACTTTGGCTACATCTGTGCTGGGTGGATTAATCGCGGGATTTGCCGCCTATCCACGTAAACAAGGTGAACGCATCGCCTGGGCTTGGGTTCTTTTGCTGTCTCCCCTATGGGTGATGTTGTTTGGAGTGTTTGGGATCGCACCTGTGGTCACCCGTACCAGCGATCTTTTGCCGCTGATTCGGAACGGCATGGGATTCATTGGAGGAATGGTGGGCGCTTATCTGATCGCACAAGCAACAGTGGGAAGAAATTTGGCAGAAGAGTCAGAGAACTAA
- a CDS encoding glycoside hydrolase family 104 protein has protein sequence MSFLAKTVCRFLPAALASCAPVFISFEAVQASVAALPTLQVSRSGLITSPEQSQTSALPYIITPERRALLNTIRFAEGTWKNGHDVGYRVMFGGSLMRSMDRHPDRVIYSSRYASAAAGAYQFMPFTWDLVKRSLGVRGFGPEVQDQGALFLVQRRKALRLTDVGVMTPQLAAKLAPEWASFPTLRGRSYYGQPVKRFANLQSFYKVNLSQLRQIRDQRQEALSEESGSQGIKAPVCTGPKILCGMP, from the coding sequence ATGTCTTTTCTTGCGAAAACTGTCTGTCGTTTCCTTCCAGCGGCTCTCGCAAGTTGTGCTCCTGTTTTTATTTCGTTTGAGGCAGTTCAAGCCTCCGTTGCTGCGCTTCCAACGCTTCAAGTTTCCCGCTCTGGTCTGATCACATCTCCAGAACAGTCTCAAACGAGTGCTCTCCCTTACATCATCACTCCTGAACGTCGTGCGCTTCTGAATACGATTCGCTTCGCCGAGGGAACTTGGAAAAACGGTCACGATGTGGGCTACCGCGTGATGTTTGGCGGAAGTTTGATGCGCTCGATGGATCGTCACCCCGATCGCGTGATTTATTCCTCTCGTTATGCGAGTGCTGCTGCTGGTGCTTATCAGTTCATGCCTTTCACATGGGATCTGGTCAAGCGCAGTTTGGGGGTTAGGGGTTTTGGGCCAGAAGTTCAAGATCAAGGCGCCCTGTTTTTAGTCCAAAGGCGTAAAGCCTTGAGGCTCACCGACGTGGGTGTCATGACACCTCAGCTTGCGGCGAAGCTTGCACCAGAGTGGGCTTCATTCCCCACCCTTCGAGGCCGGAGCTACTACGGCCAACCAGTTAAACGTTTTGCCAATCTTCAGTCGTTTTACAAGGTCAATTTGAGCCAGCTACGTCAGATCAGAGATCAACGTCAGGAAGCACTCAGTGAAGAGTCGGGTAGCCAAGGAATTAAGGCACCCGTTTGCACCGGTCCAAAGATTCTTTGTGGGATGCCCTGA
- a CDS encoding TIGR04168 family protein: protein MRLAIAGDLHGDWTSNDEQLLDQLKPDALLFVGDLSDGDLRLVKAITRLKLPCAVILGNHDRGRDRSGERLRQQLSMLGDLDCSWRMRNWSSPAVAIVGARPCSSGGGFHLSEAVQSVFGPVTEEESVNRIVQAASGAPESWPLVLLAHSGPTGLGSDASSICGRDWKHPHIDWGDRDLAIAVETLRPRRAADLVVFGHMHHSLRGGKGERLTFHRDRYGTAYVNAACVPRSGSDESGQTLIHFTWVEFEGRHLSLVSHRWFHLNGTLAYEQTLLRQPTQSLTPC, encoded by the coding sequence TTGCGCCTCGCCATTGCCGGAGACCTTCACGGTGATTGGACCTCGAACGACGAGCAACTGCTCGATCAACTGAAGCCTGATGCCTTGTTGTTTGTTGGGGACCTAAGTGACGGTGATCTTCGCTTAGTCAAAGCAATCACCCGCCTGAAACTTCCCTGTGCTGTGATTCTGGGCAACCACGATCGAGGCAGAGATCGCAGTGGTGAGAGGCTGAGACAGCAGCTTTCCATGTTGGGCGATCTTGACTGTTCATGGAGGATGCGTAACTGGTCCTCTCCGGCCGTTGCGATTGTTGGTGCCCGTCCCTGCAGTTCAGGAGGCGGTTTCCACCTATCTGAAGCTGTTCAAAGTGTGTTCGGACCAGTCACCGAAGAGGAGTCGGTAAACCGGATCGTTCAAGCCGCGTCTGGCGCTCCCGAATCTTGGCCACTTGTTCTTCTAGCCCACAGTGGTCCCACTGGTCTCGGATCCGACGCCTCGAGCATCTGTGGTCGCGATTGGAAGCATCCCCACATCGACTGGGGGGATCGAGACCTTGCAATCGCTGTAGAGACCTTGCGCCCCCGGCGAGCTGCTGATCTCGTGGTCTTCGGTCATATGCATCACAGCCTCAGAGGTGGAAAAGGAGAACGCCTGACCTTCCATCGCGATCGCTACGGCACCGCCTATGTCAATGCGGCTTGCGTTCCCCGCTCTGGATCTGATGAGTCTGGACAGACCTTGATTCACTTCACCTGGGTTGAATTTGAGGGGCGTCATCTCAGCCTTGTCAGCCATCGCTGGTTTCATCTGAATGGAACGCTCGCCTATGAACAAACATTGTTGCGACAGCCGACTCAAAGCTTGACGCCATGCTGA
- the nadA gene encoding quinolinate synthase NadA, which produces MKETPDDLVRAINQLRSERNAVVLAHYYQEPEIQDIADFIGDSLELSRKAASTDADVIVFCGVHFMAETAKILSPEKIVLLPDTEAGCSLADDCPADQFKAFRANHPEHFVVSYINCTAAVKAQSDLICTSSNAVDLVNQLPSNQPILFAPDQNLGRWVQQQSGRELTLWPGRCIVHETFSEEALLKLKLKHPDAEVIAHPECMENLLDLADFIGSTSKLLLHAQTSAASTYIVLTEPGILHQMQKMVPSKTFIDVPGLDGCSCNTCPYMRMNTLEKLWQCLETLEPRIEMDEEIRVKALEPIQRMLQMSK; this is translated from the coding sequence ATGAAAGAAACTCCCGATGATCTCGTCAGGGCAATCAACCAGCTTCGAAGCGAACGCAACGCAGTTGTTTTGGCGCACTATTACCAGGAGCCTGAAATACAAGACATCGCTGATTTCATTGGTGATTCGTTAGAGCTTTCACGTAAAGCCGCAAGCACAGATGCGGATGTCATCGTGTTTTGCGGAGTACATTTCATGGCAGAAACGGCAAAAATATTAAGTCCGGAGAAAATTGTTCTGCTACCTGATACCGAAGCAGGCTGTTCACTCGCAGATGATTGTCCAGCCGATCAATTCAAAGCCTTCAGGGCCAATCATCCTGAACATTTTGTTGTAAGTTATATCAACTGCACTGCAGCAGTAAAAGCCCAAAGTGACTTGATCTGCACGAGTAGCAACGCGGTAGATTTGGTTAACCAACTTCCATCTAATCAACCAATCCTATTTGCCCCGGATCAAAACCTGGGGCGATGGGTACAACAACAAAGTGGTCGCGAACTTACTTTATGGCCGGGACGATGCATTGTTCATGAAACTTTTAGCGAAGAAGCATTGTTAAAGCTTAAGCTCAAGCATCCAGATGCTGAAGTAATTGCTCACCCTGAGTGCATGGAAAACCTTCTTGATCTGGCTGATTTCATCGGTTCAACAAGCAAATTATTATTGCACGCACAGACGAGCGCTGCATCAACATATATCGTACTCACTGAGCCGGGTATATTGCATCAAATGCAAAAAATGGTTCCGAGTAAAACTTTTATTGATGTGCCAGGACTTGACGGATGTAGCTGTAATACATGCCCATACATGCGAATGAATACTCTTGAAAAACTTTGGCAGTGTCTCGAAACACTAGAGCCAAGAATCGAGATGGACGAAGAAATTAGAGTGAAAGCATTGGAGCCAATTCAACGAATGCTTCAAATGAGCAAATAG
- a CDS encoding ligase-associated DNA damage response exonuclease, with translation MSVLQRHNQGLYCPAADAWIDPNRPVKRAIITHAHADHAKPGCGEYWANNQSEGVLRQRLGRDIELNSMAYREEFALGKAKLSLHSAGHVLGSAQIRIEVEDEVWLVTGDYKRCEDPSCEPFESVKCDVLITESTFGLPIYHWQSGKEVARDIYEWWSTAKEQPSLLFCYAFGKAQRVLAELKSLGVMDEVLLHGAVETITKHYREAGVDMCPTKPVSEFSRKDPMKGRLIIAPPSAYRTVWMKRFKEPQTAFASGWMAVRGARRRRGYERGFVLSDHADWQGLIRTIKESKAKKVYVTHGQDDVLARYLSELEGLEAYPLEKLG, from the coding sequence ATGTCGGTTTTGCAACGCCACAACCAAGGTTTGTATTGCCCAGCAGCAGATGCATGGATTGATCCAAATCGCCCCGTAAAACGGGCAATAATCACTCATGCTCATGCTGATCACGCCAAACCAGGATGTGGTGAATATTGGGCCAATAATCAGTCTGAAGGCGTACTTCGACAACGACTTGGAAGAGACATCGAGCTCAACTCGATGGCCTATAGAGAAGAATTCGCACTGGGGAAAGCAAAATTGTCGTTACATAGCGCAGGACATGTCTTAGGAAGTGCACAAATTCGTATCGAAGTAGAAGATGAGGTATGGCTCGTCACTGGTGATTACAAACGCTGCGAAGACCCAAGCTGTGAACCGTTCGAATCCGTTAAATGTGATGTACTGATCACAGAATCAACATTTGGCCTACCGATCTATCATTGGCAGTCAGGCAAGGAAGTTGCGAGAGATATCTATGAATGGTGGAGTACAGCGAAGGAACAACCATCATTACTCTTCTGTTACGCATTTGGTAAAGCGCAGCGGGTACTCGCTGAACTGAAATCACTGGGCGTTATGGATGAAGTTCTCCTACATGGAGCAGTTGAGACCATTACGAAGCATTACCGAGAGGCTGGAGTTGACATGTGTCCTACAAAACCTGTGAGCGAATTTTCTCGTAAAGATCCAATGAAGGGACGCTTAATCATCGCGCCACCATCTGCATATCGAACGGTATGGATGAAACGATTTAAAGAACCACAAACAGCCTTTGCATCAGGATGGATGGCAGTCAGAGGTGCGAGAAGAAGGAGAGGATATGAGCGTGGTTTTGTACTAAGTGATCATGCAGATTGGCAAGGTTTGATAAGAACAATAAAAGAGAGCAAAGCAAAAAAGGTCTATGTCACCCACGGACAAGATGATGTATTAGCTAGATATTTAAGTGAGTTGGAAGGATTAGAAGCCTATCCACTAGAAAAGTTAGGGTAA